A genome region from Coffea arabica cultivar ET-39 chromosome 7e, Coffea Arabica ET-39 HiFi, whole genome shotgun sequence includes the following:
- the LOC140011403 gene encoding uncharacterized protein: MSLEDMVKSLANSTCQMRQDQQRFQQDQQRMQQDQQRFQQETRSSIRTLEAQMSQLASSLSSFENGKGKLSSQVIPNPKENASAMLLRSGKEVQSSKSETTGDEDEQVSEKLEREKVSSPSPIPKAFDINSPFPGRFAKAKKEELENEILDTFRKVEINIPLLETIRQLPKYARFLKGLCTNRNKLNLQDKVRVGENVSAVLQRKLPQKCKDPGPLNDTRVVIQLADRSNVYPEGVVEDVLVKVNEFIFPADFYIVNMNDDNSVNSTVLLLSRPFMSTVRTKIDVYEGTLSVEFDGEMIMFNIFDGMKYPNDTESINYVGVTNSIVQDHLEQNPMEDKLKFMLQQSKTNSDVESEDEEDTIEAIMSLHSFPVLPDRSAPGLELKELPKHLKYAYLVDHNTLPIIIANDLTVVQEKKLLRVLREYKPAIRWTLAGIKGINPSICIHHILLESEAKPVRERQRKLNPAMKEVVINEILKLLELGTIFPISDGEWVSPVHVVPKKTGITLVRNEKNELVPMKLQNGWRMCIDFRKLNAATRKDHFPLPFIDEMLERLAETFQKCMMSIFSDMIENCIKIFMDDFTVYGDSFDQCLHHLTKVLQRCIDTNLVLNYEKCHFMVKEGIVLGHVVSSRGIEVDKAKVDLINSLPCPANVKEIHSFLGHAGFYRRFIKDFSRIAQPLSQLLQKEVTFDFGEACKLSFDTLKNMLTTAPIIQPPDWSLSFELMCDASQ; encoded by the exons ATGTCCCTGGAGGACATGGTTAAATCACTGGCTAACAGCACTTGTCAAATGCGGCAGGACCAACAGAGATTTCAGCAGGACCAACAGAGAATGCAACAAGACCAACAGAGATTTCAACAAGAGACACGCTCAAGCATTAGGACCTTGGAGGCACAAATGTCACAATTGGCGTCTTCATTGAGTAGCTTTGAGAATGGTAAAGGAAAGCTATCGTCTCAGGTAATCCCCAATCCAAAGGAGAATGCAAGTGCAATGCTTTTACGAAGTGGGAAGGAGGtacaatcatccaaatcggaaaCAACAGGAGATGAAGATGAACAAGTGTCCGAGAAACTTGAGAGAGAAAAGGTAAGCAGTCCATCGCCCATTCCTAAGGCCTTTGACATAAATTCTCCTTTTCCTGGCAGGTTTGCTAAGGCAAAGAAAGAGGAGTTGGAGAATGAGATTTTGGACACTTTCCGGAAAGTGGAAATCAACATTCCATTGCTTGAGACGATTAGGCAATTGCCAAAATATGCAAGATTTCTGAAGGGGTTGTGCACTAACCGGAACAAATTGAATCTCCAAGACAAGGTAAGGGTAGGTGAGAACGTGTCGGCAGTCCTCCAAAGGAAATTGCCACAAAAGTGCAAGGATCCGG GGCCTCTAAATGATACAAGGGTAGTAATTCAACTAGCGGATAGGTCCAATGTTTACCCTGAAGGTGTAGTTGAAGATGTTCTGGTAAAAGTTAATGAGTTTATCTTCCCTGCTGATTTTTACATTGTTAACATGAATGATGATAACTCAGTTAACTCAACTGTACTCCTTCTGAGTAGACCATTCATGAGTACGGTTAGAACCAAGATAGATGTGTATGAAGGTACCCTGTCTGTAGAGTTTGACGGGGAAATGATTatgtttaatatttttgatggAATGAAATACCCGAATGATACTGAGTCTATTAACTATGTTGGTGTCACTAATTCCATTGTCCAAGATCACCTTGAGCAGAATCCTATGGAGGACAAGCTGAAATTCATGCTACAACAAAGCAAGACGAATTCAGACGTGGAAAGTGAGGATGAGGAGGACACTATAGAAGCCATTATGTCACTACACTCATTTCCTGTGCTTCCCGACAGGTCA GCACCCGGGTTGGAATTGAAGGAATTGCCGAAACATTTGAAGTATGCCTACCTTGTAGATCACAACACCCTGCCGATCATCATCGCAAATGATCTGACCGTGGTACAAGAGAAAAAACTCCTAAGGGTTTTGCGGGAGTATAAACCAGCAATCAGATGGACGTTGGCAGGTATTAAAGGTATCAATCCATCCATTTGCATACATCATATTCTCCTTGAGTCAGAAGCAAAACCGGTGAGAGAACGGCAGAGAAAGCTCAACCCAGCCATGAAAGAGGTGGTGATAAATGAGATTCTCAAGCTTTTAGAGTTAGGAACAATTTTTCCTATCTCCGATGGTGAATGGGTGAGTCCAGTTCATGTCGTCCCTAAGAAGACCGGCATCACCCTTGTGAGGAATGAGAAGAACGAGTTGGTGCCAATGAAACTCCAAAATGGATGGAGAATGTGTATCGACTTTAGGAAGTTGAATGCGGCAACAAGGAAAGATCACTTTCCATTACCATTCATCGATGAGATGCTTGAAAGATTGGCAG aaacatttcaaaaatgcATGATGAGTATTTTTTCTGATATGATTGAAAATTGCATTAAAATATTCATGGACGATTTCACGGTTTATGGTGATTCTTTTGATCAATGCTTGCATCACTTAACAAAAGTCTTACAGCGGTGCATTGACACAAATTTGGTCCTTAATTATGAAAAGTGTCATTTTATGGTCAAGGAAGGTATTGTCTTGGGGCATGTCGTTTCATCTAGGGGTATTGAGGTCGACAAGGCAAAAGTTGATTTGATTAATAGCTTGCCTTGCCCCGCTAATGTCAAAGAGATTCATAGTTTTCTTGGTCATGCAGGGTTCTACAGACGTTTCATAAAGGATTTCTCACGAATCGCACAACCACTATCTCAACTACTTCAAAAGGAAGTTACGTTCGATTTTGGAGAGGCGTGTAAGCTGTCTTTTGATACGCTAAAGAATATGTTGACCACAGCACCAATCATTCAGCCTCCAGACTGGAGCTTATCTTTCGAGCTTATGTGTGATGCCAGTCAATAA
- the LOC113700913 gene encoding uncharacterized protein — translation MAAQRTLRELATPNVNQQPLCITYTDTEEAFELKSGLIHLLPTFRGIAGEDPHKHLKEFHVVCSTMRPQGVTEEQVKLCAFPFSLANKAKDWLFYLPSGSITTWERLKRQFLEKFFPASRAANIRKEICGIRQANGETLYEYWERFKQLCASCPHHQIPNQLLIQYFYEGLLPMDRSMVDAASGGALVNKTTDEAKLLISNMAENYQQFGVRSEGMTRSVNEVNHSDLANKLTELMALVRQMAVGQVQAVKACGICAASEHVTDMCPTLQEDPYEQASAMGGMSRPPQRRNDPYTPTYNPGWRNHPNFSYAQKSLGFQQPF, via the coding sequence ATGGCAGCCCAAAGAACCTTGAGGGAGCTTGCAACCCCAAATGTTAACCAACAGCCTCTGTGTATCACTTACACTGACACGGAGGAGGCttttgaactaaaatctggGCTGATTCACTTATTGCCTACATTTCGTGGTATTGCAGGTGAGGACCCACACAAGCACTTGAAGGAATTCCATGTAGTGTGTTCAACCATGAGACCTCAGGGGGTCACTGAGGAGCAAGTCAAATTATGTGCGTTTCCATTTTCCCTAGCGAACAAGGCTAAGGATTGGTTGTTCTACTTGCCATCGGGGTCCATCACCACCTGGGAAAGATTAAAACGGCAATTCCTGGAGAAGTTCTTCCCCGCGTCTAGGGCAGCCAATATCAGAAAAGAGATATGTGGAATCAGACAGGCAAATGGAGAGACTCTTTACGAATATTGGGAGCGTTTCAAACAACTGTGTGCTAGTTGCCCACACCATCAAATTCCTAACCAACTGTTGATCCAATATTTCTACGAGGGACTTCTACCCATGGATAGGAGCATGGTCGATGCAGCTAGTGGAGGAGCTCTAGTGAATAAGACGACAGATGAAGCGAAACTACTGATATCGAACATGGCCGAAAATTATCAACAGTTTGGAGTCCGATCTGAGGGCATGACTAGGAGTGTCAATGAGGTGAATCATTCTGACTTGGCAAATAAGTTGACTGAACTAATGGCTCTGGTTCGTCAGATGGCAGTAGGGCAAGTACAAGCAGTGAAAGCATGTGGGATATGTGCTGCTTCCGAACATGTGACCGACATGTGTCCGACCCTTCAAGAAGACCCATACGAGCAAGCTAGTGCCATGGGAGGTATGTCTAGACCTCCTCAAAGGAGAAATGATCCCTATACACCCACATACAACCCAGGGTGGCGGAACCACCCCAACTTTAGCTACGCTCAGAAATCTTTGGGTTTCCAACAACCATTCTAG